From Cydia splendana chromosome 12, ilCydSple1.2, whole genome shotgun sequence, a single genomic window includes:
- the LOC134795305 gene encoding prolactin-releasing peptide receptor-like: MNWTHNYTLEEILVKARNTSHFIENIIDNKWVQSGFCIFYTVVFVLGLLGNLLVCFVVIRNKAMQTVTNLFITNLALSDILLCIFAVPFTPLYSFRGTWGWGSILCHIMPFAQGCSVYISTLTLMSIAIDRFFVIIYPFRPRMKIGTCVTVIFMIWSFAVTVTTPYALFMTYYEVPGVGKYCEEMWPSEELRQVFGSITSIMQFVLPFVVIAFCYTCVSFKLNDRAKAKAAAKNSRKEEIDKNRKRRTNQMLIAMVTIFGLSWLPLNVINLCNDYYKYAIHLKYYLLTFFICHGIAMSSTCYNPFIYAWMNENFRKEFKQLIPCMDSSAHLRANIQLDPMGPSEKTFNGNTTTDSYLGSSSQRGTSFRNKRKPSAAADVERSGVELNEDLLTVDVKHCHISTSYNLRRESVKLRLINEESFDGTPPQSQF, encoded by the coding sequence ATGAACTGGACGCACAATTATACACTCGAAGAAATTTTGGTCAAAGCTCGAAACACGTCTCACTTCATAGAAAACATCATCGACAACAAATGGGTCCAAAGCGGCTTCTGCATCTTCTACACCGTCGTCTTCGTACTCGGCCTCCTAGGCAACCTCCTTGTCTGCTTCGTCGTCATTCGAAACAAAGCCATGCAGACCGTCACCAACCTCTTCATCACCAATCTAGCCTTGTCTGACATACTACTCTGTATATTTGCCGTCCCGTTCACTCCGCTCTACTCCTTCCGAGGCACGTGGGGCTGGGGCAGTATCTTATGTCACATAATGCCTTTTGCACAAGGATGCAGCGTATACATATCTACATTGACACTTATGTCTATAGCTATCGATAGATTCTTCGTGATTATTTATCCGTTTAGGCCAAGAATGAAGATAGGGACGTGCGTCACCGTTATCTTTATGATCTGGTCATTCGCAGTCACTGTGACAACGCCTTACgctttatttatgacttattatGAAGTTCCTGGTGTCGGGAAGTATTGTGAGGAGATGTGGCCCTCTGAGGAGCTCAGACAAGTGTTTGGCTCTATAACCTCTATCATGCAATTTGTACTTCCATTTGTCGTCATCGCCTTTTGCTATACATGCGTCAGTTTCAAACTGAACGATAGAGCCAAAGCTAAAGCAGCTGCAAAGAATTCCCGTAAAGAAGAGATAGATAAGAACAGGAAACGTCGAACGAACCAGATGTTGATCGCGATGGTGACTATCTTCGGTCTGTCGTGGCTTCCACTCAACGTGATAAACTTATGCAATGACTATTACAAATACGCTATCCATTTGAAGTATTACTTGTTGACATTCTTCATCTGCCACGGCATAGCTATGTCGTCGACATGTTACAATCCTTTCATATATGCTTGGATGAACGAGAATTTCCGTAAGGAGTTTAAGCAGTTGATTCCTTGCATGGATTCGTCAGCTCACTTGAGGGCTAATATTCAGTTGGATCCGATGGGTCCTTCGGAGAAGACGTTTAATGGGAACACGACTACTGATAGTTACTTGGGGTCTAGTTCCCAGAGGGGGACGTCGTTTAGGAATAAGAGGAAGCCAAGTGCGGCGGCGGATGTGGAGAGGAGCGGGGTGGAGCTGAACGAGGACCTGCTGACGGTGGACGTGAAGCACTGCCACATCTCGACCAGCTACAACCTGCGGCGGGAATCTGTGAAGCTGCGACTTATCAATGAGGAGTCGTTTGATGGCACGCCGCCCCAGAGTCAATTCTAA